The genomic segment CGATGCCAAAGCGTAAGGGGTTGAAAGAACGGTAAAAAGGCCAAAAAAACGGGTTGACAAACCATCATCCGTATGGTAAAAAAAGGGCGCGAAAAGGAGGATTACGGTTAGGGGCTTGTCCTGTTACGAGGGCAACCTGTAGGAAGGGTACGGTTGGTCTCGCCTCAACGGACATTTTTCCCCTAGTCACGCCTCACGCAAAGGGTAGCGTGAGAGCTGACGCCGTCTAGGTCCTCATTCGCGCGTACACCGCGGGGTACGGTGTGTCGCGTCTCCCTGGGTCTGTGAGTTTCGATCCGGGGTGGAGCGTGGGCCTACATGAAAAGGATGAGGTAGGGGATAAAATGAGTCGAAAACTCGCATTCGTTCTCGCAGCCGTCCTCGTGCTCGGCGTCTGCTCACTGGGGATGGCCCAGACGTCGTACATCTCGAAGGTCCTGCAGGGCCCGGACATGGATTCGGGGTGGAACCTGCAGTCGCAGTGGGACCTGATTGACGGCGAGCCGAACATCATCCGTGCCGACAACTGGGAGTGCCCGGACGGCCGTCCCATCACGGATATCCACTGGTGGGGGTCGTACCTGTTCAACACGGGCGACAGCAACCCCGTCCAGAAGTTCGAGGTTAGCATCTTCTCCGACGCGGGGGGCTCGCCGGGCGCGTTGATGTGGCGCAAGTCGTTTGACAGCGCGCTCGTCAATGAGACGCCGGTCGGCCTCGATGCCAACCTGGAGCAGGTCTACAAGTACTCCGTCTACCTGGAACAAGAGGATGTGTTCCAGCAGAACCAAGGCGAGGTGTACTGGCTCAGCATCGTCGCGTTGACCGAGGGCACGACGCGCTGGCCGATGTGGGGCTGGCACACGGCGGTGAACAGGAATATCGAGGACCTCCTGCAGGGCTCGGCGCAGACCACCAAGGATCCGACGCAGAACGACCCGTTCGGGATCGGCAAGGTCGAGAATCCGTGGCAGGACGCCCAGTATGACATGGCGTTCGAGCTGACGACGATCCCGGAGCCGTCGATCGTGGCGCTCATCGGACTGGGCCTGTTCGCGACTTGGACACGTTTTCGCCGCCGTTAGGCGGGCAGTTCGGGGTTGACTGTATAATCGGAACAACGGCTCTTGCCGCGCGCACGGACTAGCGCGATCGGTTTATTTGAAAAGGTTGAGGGGGAAATCAATGAAACTGGCGACCATATTCAGCGTGGCGGTGCTCGCAGCCCTGACGTTGTTCGTCTCGGCGCCCGTACACGCCAATAGCATCACCGAGATCATCAAGTGGATCCAGCCGCCCGATCTGCAGACCGGCTTCGACCAGCAGAGCCAGTGGGACTCTACCGACGGCGAGCCGGACGTGATCAAGGCCGACGACTGGATCTGCCCGGACGGCCGGCCCGTGACGGATGTCCACTGGTGGGGCTCGTACTACGCCAATCAGGAGTTCGTGCCGGATGCGTTCTTCATCAACGTCTACGCGAACGATGACAAAAGCCTGATCGGGGACCCGACTGACGATATGCCAGGCACGTGGCTCTGGGGCGTCCTGACGGACTTCAGCGCGGTGAACGAGACGTTCTACGGGATGGACAGCGTCGGCGAAGCGGTCTACGAGTACGGCGTCTATCTGCCCGAAGGCTTCTGGTTCGACCAGGAGCAGGGAACCAAGTATTGGCTCTCGATCGTCGCGAGCACGCCGGACTTTGGCAGCACGCCGATCTGGGGCTGGCACACGGGCTTCGAGCCTGTCGGCCTCTACGGTCTCTCCACCGCCGTTACGGGGAAAGTGCTAGACGGCGATGACTGGGCGCGCGGCAACCCGGTCGAGTGGGCGCACGAGGATTACAACTTCGCATTCGCGCTCACGACCGTGCCTGAGCCGGGGACGATGACGCTGCTCGGCGGCGGCATCCTGGCGCTGCTCGGGATGCGCCGGCGCAAGTCCCGGTAGGAATCGTTAGAATACCATACCTCGTTCGATATAGAGGGCGTCCCACCTCAAGGGCTGGGGCGCCCTTTTCGTTCACGTCTTCTCCGGCTTTCATGCGGCGCGCGGACGAAGGCGTGAACGCCCGGCGCCGGGTGTGTGGGTTTCGCGCCTGCGGCGTTAGAATTGTGCGCCTTCTGCGGACGGCGGCCCGGTCGTCGCGGATATGGGCGCTCTGCAACCCATTGTCTCAGAGCCGATTGACGCCAGGTGGTCTGATGCGGCCGATGCGTGGCACCGATGTTGCGCAAGCATCAACCCGGCAACCAGGGTAATTGGACTAGTAGGCTGCGTCAGGGCTCCTTTTTTGACAATGTGCTGCCGTGAGCCCGATGCGGCACACAGACCGGCGCTGCCTGTGCCTTGTGCGGCGCGACCGCTCGGCCCCCGCCACTGCCGGGCAGACTGAGCAGGCGGGGGCTTTTCTCTGTCCCGGCGCTGCGATATGGTTTCCTGCGCGTTTTCACTTGAGGCGGCGTGAGTTATGCCGATGACTCTGAGGGAAACGTGCATCCTCCAGGTGCAGGCCGGATTCCCGTTGTGCGCCGGCATGCCCGGGCGTAGACTCTCCTTGAGACCGCATAGGGAGCGTCGCCGATGAAGGACGGCGAGAAAGACGTCTTCAAGCAGATGGACGTCATCGCGAGCGAAATGGAGAACCTGTTCTACAGGCTCTTTTCGCCGAAGCAACTGGTCAAGCCCGTCTGCCAGCACCACTGGAGCCCGCTCGCCGACGTGTACGAGACCGCCGACCATCTCATCATCAAGCTCGATCTGGCCGGAGTCAAACGCGAGGAGATCGGCATCGCGCTCGAGAGCGACCGCCTTGTCGTGCGCGGGTCTCGAACGGAATCGGCGCCGGCCGGCATCACCACCCACCACCAGATGGAAATCAACTACGGCTACTTCGAGCGGGTCTTCCACCTGCGCCACGGTGTGCGCCAGGAGGATATTGCGGCGCGCTACGACGACGGGTTCCTCACGGTGAGCATCACGAAGGAGCCCCCGCGCGAGAGGAAAGATCCGCTGGACATCGCGATCGAATAGCCGTTGACGAGGCGACCAGGCATGGCCGACGAGCAAGAACAGAAGACGGGCCTCGAGCAGTTCCAGGCGACGCCTCAGCCGCCTGCGCCGCGCGTCGAGGACATCCCCGACGAGCTGCCCGTGCTGCCGATCAGCAACAACGTGATCTTCCCCGCGACGATCACGCCCGTGGCCATCGGCAAGCCGGTGTCGCTTGCCGCCGTCGAGGCGGCCATGACGAGCAATAAGCTCATTGCGGCCGTCGCCATGCGGCCGGCATCCGAGACGGCGCAAGGCGAGCAATCGGAAGAGAGTCCCGAGAGATTGTTCGACCATGGCACGGTGTGCTTGATCCTCAAACTGCTCCGGATGCCCGATGGGACCATGCGCATCCTGGTCCAGGGGCTGCGCAAGGCGCGCGTCGAACGCATCGTGCAGGGCGAGCCGCACATCCGCGCGCGGTTCGCCCTGATCGAGGAATCGGTCGAGCGCACGTCCGAGCTCGAGGCCCTCATGCGCAACATGGTCGAGATGATCAACCGGATCGTCTCGATGGCTAGCTACCTGCCCGACGACCTGCGCAGTGCGGCGACGAGCATTGACGACCCGCTCATGCTCGTCTATCTGGTCGCCACGCTGTTCCGGCTCAAGATCGACGAGAAGCAGCGGATCCTCGAGATCGAGGACGTGGCCGAGAAGTATCGCACGCTGCTCCGGGTGCTCAATCGCGAGGTCGAGATCCTCGAGATCGGCGGCAAGATCAAGGAAGACGTCCAGGCCGAGATCGGCAAGAGCCAGCGCGACTACTACCTGCGCGAGCAGCTCAAGGCCATCCAGCACGAGCTGGGCGAGACGGACGAGACGCAGGCCGAAGTCGAGGAGCTTGCCACGCGCATCGCGGCGCTCGATCTGCCCGACGAGGTGCACACCGAGGCGGACCGCGAGCTCAAGCGCCTGCGGCGCATCCCGCCGATCTCGCCCGAGCACCAGATGATCCGCACCTTCCTGGACTGGATCATCGAGCTGCCGTGGCGCGTCTCGACCGACGATGACCTCGATCTGAAGCGCGCGCGCCGCATTCTCGACGAGGACCACTACGGTCTCGAGCAGATCAAGGACCGCATTGTCGAGTACCTCGCCGTGCGTGGCCTCAAGCACGATGCGCACGGGCCGATTCTGTGCTTCGTCGGGCCGCCGGGCACGGGCAAGACGTCGCTGGGCCAGTCGATCGCCCGCGCGCTCGGGCGCAACTTCATCCGGATGTCGCTCGGCGGCATGCACGACGAAGCGGAGATCCGAGGCCACCGCCGCACCTATATCGGCGCGATGCCGGGCCGCATCCTCCAGTCGATCCGCCGTGCCGCCTCGAACAACCCGGTCATGATGCTCGACGAGATGGATAAGATCGGCGCCGATTTCCGCGGCGATCCGTCGTCGGCGCTGCTCGAGGTGCTCGATCCGGCGCAGAACACCACGTTCCGCGACCACTACCTCGGGCTTGCGTTCGACTTGTCCAAGGTGCTGTTCATTGGCACGGCCAATATGCTCGACACGATTCAGCCCGCGCTGCGCGACCGCATGGAGATCATCCGCCTCAGCGGCTACACGACCGAAGAGAAGATCGCCATCGCCGAGCGCTACCTTGTGCGGCGCCAGGTCAAGGACAACGGCCTCGACGAGTCGAGGATCGAGTTTCAGACCGGGGCGATCGAGCGGATCGTGACGGACTACACGCGTGAGGCCGGCGTGCGCAACCTCGAGCGCGAGATCGGCACGGTGTGCCGCAAGGTGGCGTATCGCTTCGCTTCCGACGGCGGCAAGAAGGTCACGGTCACGGCCGGAAGCGTGCCCGACTACCTCGGTCCGCAGAAGGTGTTCATCGAGGTCGGGCTGCGCACGGCCGTGCCGGGTGTGGCCACGGGGCTGGCGTGGACCGAGGCGGGCGGCGACGTGCTGTTCGTCGAAGCGACGAAGATGCCGGGGGGCAAATCGCTCCAGCTCACCGGGCAGCTCGGCGGCGTGATGCAGGAATCGGCGCGTGCGGCGCTCTCGTGCGTGCGGTCGCGCGCCGAACACATCGGGCTTGCACCGGATTTCTACGACAAGTGCGACCTGCACCTCCACGTGCCGGCGGGCGCGATCCCCAAGGACGGGCCGTCGGCCGGCGTGGTGATGGCCACCGCCCTTGTCTCGTGCGTCAGCGGTGTGCCGGTCTCTGAGAAGGTGGCGATGACGGGCGAGATCACGCTGACCGGTGTCGTGTTGCCTGTCGGCGGGATCAAGGAGAAAGTACTGGCGGCCAAGCGGGCCGGCGTCACAAAGATCGTGGTGCCTGCCCGCAACGAGCAGGACGTCAACGAGATCCCCGCTCAACTGCGCGAGGGCCTCGAGTTCGTCTACGTCGAGGACCTCGACCAAGTGCTCGAGACCGCCTTCAACGGCCACCTGCCGCGAAAGCACCCCAAACGCCGCGCCCACGACACCTCCCACCTCGTCCAGCACCCGCCGACAGCCTAGCGCGCCGCTCGCTCGGCACTCGCCGGGATGCAGGTCACGTCGCCCTCGGCCCGCCGCGCTTCGCCTCGACATCTCGTCGTCATCCCTTCGCGGCTGATCCGGACTGGACGGCACGGCTTGCACCGGTTACCTTCCTGCCTGGACGTGACAGTGAGGCGACCGCTGCAGTGAACATCTTGTTGACCGGAACGCCCGGGGTGGGGAAGACGACGCTGATCCGCAAGCTCGTCGAGGCGCTTGATCGCCCGGCGCGCGGCATCATTACAGAAGAGGTGCGTGTGGCGGACCGGCGGCGCGGCTTCAGGATCGTGACGCTCGACGGGCGCGAGGGCGTGCTCGCGCACGACACGATCAAAGGCCCCAACCGCGTGAGCCGCTACGGCGTGACCACGGCCGCCCTCGAATCGCTCGGGATCCCAGCGATCACGCCCACGTCGCCCGATGAGATCATCGTCATCGACGAGATCGGCAAGATGGAGTGCGTGTCGCAGGCGTTCAAGGACGCCACGTGGCGCGCGCTCGAGGCGCCCAACCTCGTGCTGGGCACGATCGCGCGCAAGGGCGTCGGCTTCATCGCGCGCGTCAAGGCGCGGCCCGACGTGACGCTCTTCGAGGTCACCCCGCGCAACCGCGACCATCTCAGCGCGCAGATCCTCCATGAGCTCGGCGTCGCGGCGCCGGCAACACCCAAGACGCAGCCACCTCGGAGGGAACAATGAGACGAAGCGCGTTCGCGCTCCTGTTCGGCATCGTCATGTGCGGCGGCGTTGCAGCGGCGACGACAAGCGTCGAGATCGAAACAACGGGCGAGCGCCATGCGCTCGGCGGATGGCTCGCCGTGCGCGGCCGGTACGAGACACGGTCGTGGGACCTCGAACTCGAAAGCATCACGCCGCCAAGCGCCGCGATCGGCGAGTCCCTGGACGACATGCGGTTCAGCGCGGACACGTCGTCATTCGGCGCCGAGTTGCTCTTCAGGCTCGGCAGCCATATCGAGCTGCGCGGCATCCTCGCTGTAGGCGAGATCGAGCTCGACGGACGCCGCGGCCGCGCGCGTTTCGACCTCGATACAGACATCGGCCTCCTCTACGGCTTCGGCGCGCGGATCAGCGTGCCCGCCCTCTGGCCGCCGCGCTGGGATCTTAATGTCGACTTCGAAATGCTCACCGGCAGCCTCGACAACGCGGACTTCTACTTCACCGGCGGCGAGCCGCTTGCGTCAATCGCCGAGGCGGACCTGGACTGGCGCCAGATCTCCCTTTCACCGACGGTGTCGAAGGACCTCGGCATCATCACGCCCTACGCCGGCCTGCGCTTCGCCACGGCCGACGCGGATGTGACGGTGCAGACGAAGAAGGCGACCGAGGAACTGAGCTTCGAAAACGAGTACCTGCTCAGCGTGGTGCTCGGGGCGCGGTTCCGGCTCGGCTCGTTCATCAGCGGCGACGTGCACGTCGATCTGCTCCACAACGAGGGCATCGTTGCGAGAGTGACCGTACGGTTCTGAGCCGTCTTCGACGAGGCGAGGCAGCTGCCGAGCATCCTGTCGCTGCTCCGGGCCCGCCGCCTCTCGGTCGTTGGACAAGCATCTTCGCCGGCGTTGACAGGCGCCGAGCGCTCGACTATACGGAGCGAGTAGGTCAGGCGATTTCACTCAGAGGAGGAAGGCCATGAACCGAACGACGTTGGTGTTTGCCTGCACGGTGGTTAGCGTTCTTGTCTCTCTGCTCGTGGGCAACGCGTGCCAGGCGCAGATGGAGAACGCGCAAGGGAGTCACTTCACCCTCCGCCTCGGCGGCGGCACGCGCGACATGGACATGGAGCTCAAGAGCGTCAGCCCCGCCGGCACGCCGCTCGACCCGAGCCTGTTCGACTTCGACGTGAAGGAAGAAACGACCGCGTACTTCGTCAACCCGGGCTACAGCTACAAGAACTTCCTCGACGTGCGCGCGATCCTCGCCTGGTACGACTACGAGATCGACGCGCGCAGCGGCACGATGCCCGCGCTCGACAACGCGGTGATGGTCGATACGCAGTTCGCCTACGGGCTCGGCGCCACGGTTCGGTATCCGATCGCCGGCTCGTTCATCGCCTCGCTCGATTTCAACTACGTTATCGGCGAGTTCGAGGATGCGAGCCTCCAGTTCAACCCGGCCAACCCGCTGTTCGCCGCCGCCGAAATCGGCGACATCGAATGGACCGAGCTGATGATCTCGCCGATGATCACCTACTACCTGGGCAACGTCGCGCCGTATATCGGCGTGCGCTGGAGCAGGACAACGGCCGAGGTCGACATGACGATCACGCTGCCGCCCGCGCCGCC from the Verrucomicrobiota bacterium genome contains:
- a CDS encoding PEP-CTERM sorting domain-containing protein, producing the protein MSRKLAFVLAAVLVLGVCSLGMAQTSYISKVLQGPDMDSGWNLQSQWDLIDGEPNIIRADNWECPDGRPITDIHWWGSYLFNTGDSNPVQKFEVSIFSDAGGSPGALMWRKSFDSALVNETPVGLDANLEQVYKYSVYLEQEDVFQQNQGEVYWLSIVALTEGTTRWPMWGWHTAVNRNIEDLLQGSAQTTKDPTQNDPFGIGKVENPWQDAQYDMAFELTTIPEPSIVALIGLGLFATWTRFRRR
- a CDS encoding PEP-CTERM sorting domain-containing protein gives rise to the protein MKLATIFSVAVLAALTLFVSAPVHANSITEIIKWIQPPDLQTGFDQQSQWDSTDGEPDVIKADDWICPDGRPVTDVHWWGSYYANQEFVPDAFFINVYANDDKSLIGDPTDDMPGTWLWGVLTDFSAVNETFYGMDSVGEAVYEYGVYLPEGFWFDQEQGTKYWLSIVASTPDFGSTPIWGWHTGFEPVGLYGLSTAVTGKVLDGDDWARGNPVEWAHEDYNFAFALTTVPEPGTMTLLGGGILALLGMRRRKSR
- a CDS encoding Hsp20/alpha crystallin family protein; protein product: MKDGEKDVFKQMDVIASEMENLFYRLFSPKQLVKPVCQHHWSPLADVYETADHLIIKLDLAGVKREEIGIALESDRLVVRGSRTESAPAGITTHHQMEINYGYFERVFHLRHGVRQEDIAARYDDGFLTVSITKEPPRERKDPLDIAIE
- the lon gene encoding endopeptidase La; this encodes MADEQEQKTGLEQFQATPQPPAPRVEDIPDELPVLPISNNVIFPATITPVAIGKPVSLAAVEAAMTSNKLIAAVAMRPASETAQGEQSEESPERLFDHGTVCLILKLLRMPDGTMRILVQGLRKARVERIVQGEPHIRARFALIEESVERTSELEALMRNMVEMINRIVSMASYLPDDLRSAATSIDDPLMLVYLVATLFRLKIDEKQRILEIEDVAEKYRTLLRVLNREVEILEIGGKIKEDVQAEIGKSQRDYYLREQLKAIQHELGETDETQAEVEELATRIAALDLPDEVHTEADRELKRLRRIPPISPEHQMIRTFLDWIIELPWRVSTDDDLDLKRARRILDEDHYGLEQIKDRIVEYLAVRGLKHDAHGPILCFVGPPGTGKTSLGQSIARALGRNFIRMSLGGMHDEAEIRGHRRTYIGAMPGRILQSIRRAASNNPVMMLDEMDKIGADFRGDPSSALLEVLDPAQNTTFRDHYLGLAFDLSKVLFIGTANMLDTIQPALRDRMEIIRLSGYTTEEKIAIAERYLVRRQVKDNGLDESRIEFQTGAIERIVTDYTREAGVRNLEREIGTVCRKVAYRFASDGGKKVTVTAGSVPDYLGPQKVFIEVGLRTAVPGVATGLAWTEAGGDVLFVEATKMPGGKSLQLTGQLGGVMQESARAALSCVRSRAEHIGLAPDFYDKCDLHLHVPAGAIPKDGPSAGVVMATALVSCVSGVPVSEKVAMTGEITLTGVVLPVGGIKEKVLAAKRAGVTKIVVPARNEQDVNEIPAQLREGLEFVYVEDLDQVLETAFNGHLPRKHPKRRAHDTSHLVQHPPTA
- a CDS encoding NTPase produces the protein MNILLTGTPGVGKTTLIRKLVEALDRPARGIITEEVRVADRRRGFRIVTLDGREGVLAHDTIKGPNRVSRYGVTTAALESLGIPAITPTSPDEIIVIDEIGKMECVSQAFKDATWRALEAPNLVLGTIARKGVGFIARVKARPDVTLFEVTPRNRDHLSAQILHELGVAAPATPKTQPPRREQ